In Corynebacterium matruchotii, a single genomic region encodes these proteins:
- a CDS encoding DoxX family protein: MTNAQSTIVADDNDIDDTSIEADAVEEKPQSNRTTLVLDIISFLSRFGLAATWIWAGFHKVGSVLETGQSIQAYKIFTLEWSVFLAQIIGPLELMGGFILLIGVFFRQAGWLSTIVLMLFIIGIGQAWARGLVIDCGCFGKQDLTDGGMDYLQTILRDVVLIAMSLWTAYRPYRRFAIYP, from the coding sequence ATGACGAACGCGCAATCCACAATCGTTGCCGATGACAACGACATCGACGACACCTCTATCGAAGCAGACGCTGTGGAAGAAAAACCGCAATCCAATCGCACCACCCTGGTGCTGGACATCATCAGTTTTCTCTCCCGCTTCGGGCTGGCCGCCACCTGGATTTGGGCGGGATTCCACAAGGTAGGCAGTGTATTAGAAACCGGCCAATCCATCCAGGCGTATAAAATCTTCACCCTGGAATGGTCCGTGTTCCTGGCCCAAATCATTGGCCCCCTAGAGCTCATGGGTGGTTTTATCCTGCTCATCGGGGTGTTTTTCCGGCAGGCCGGTTGGCTGTCAACCATCGTGTTGATGCTGTTCATCATCGGTATCGGCCAAGCATGGGCGCGCGGCCTGGTGATCGACTGCGGCTGCTTCGGCAAACAAGACCTGACCGACGGCGGCATGGACTACCTACAAACAATCCTGCGCGACGTGGTGCTGATTGCCATGTCCCTGTGGACCGCGTACCGACCATATCGACGATTCGCCATCTACCCATAG
- a CDS encoding type 1 glutamine amidotransferase domain-containing protein encodes MTSVLFVVSAARMWELTDGTRHPTGYWAEELAMPHRIFSEAGWSIDIATPGGVAPTAERFSLGIAGGMPGHRRRITAYLDTIAADLTHPIPLDRVDETQYDLVFYPGGHGVMVDLAFDETSSSLLTRRLRSGKPLALLGHGVAAILAAKNPHNPRAPSPFADYQVTGASTVEEKLNPFGRKIPWYLEDRLAEIDVYYHKARIPFRPFIVQDRHLYTGQNPASSEALAHCLLDDIG; translated from the coding sequence ATGACTTCTGTGCTTTTCGTTGTGTCTGCCGCGCGAATGTGGGAGTTGACCGACGGCACTCGCCACCCTACCGGCTATTGGGCGGAGGAGCTGGCCATGCCGCACCGTATTTTCAGCGAAGCGGGCTGGAGCATTGATATTGCGACCCCGGGTGGTGTCGCGCCCACAGCAGAGAGGTTTAGTCTCGGCATTGCTGGCGGGATGCCCGGTCACCGCAGGCGAATCACCGCCTATCTTGACACTATCGCGGCGGATCTCACGCACCCCATTCCGCTGGATCGGGTGGATGAAACCCAGTATGATCTGGTGTTTTACCCGGGCGGCCATGGGGTCATGGTGGATCTGGCTTTCGATGAAACATCCAGCAGTCTGCTTACCCGGCGCCTGCGATCCGGTAAGCCCTTGGCGTTGCTGGGTCATGGTGTGGCGGCAATCCTCGCGGCGAAGAATCCGCACAATCCCCGCGCGCCGTCGCCGTTCGCCGACTACCAGGTCACGGGAGCATCCACCGTGGAGGAGAAGCTGAACCCCTTCGGTAGGAAAATCCCCTGGTATTTGGAGGATAGGCTGGCGGAAATCGACGTGTATTACCACAAGGCGCGCATCCCGTTTCGACCATTCATTGTGCAGGATCGCCACCTGTACACTGGGCAGAATCCGGCGTCCAGCGAAGCCCTCGCCCACTGCCTGCTCGACGATATCGGCTAA
- a CDS encoding fluoride efflux transporter FluC: MTIILVFAGGILGGITRYLLGKALPPYLGTLIANMCACLTLGIIAHLFEAHSFAYAAGGIGFAGALSTWSTLANELGHLLKTHNYRLFAGYLTATIIGGLAALQLGLTIGTMMT, from the coding sequence ATGACCATTATCCTCGTCTTCGCCGGAGGCATCCTCGGCGGCATCACCCGGTATCTGTTAGGCAAAGCCCTGCCACCCTACCTTGGTACGCTTATCGCAAACATGTGCGCCTGCCTCACCCTCGGGATAATCGCACACCTATTCGAAGCGCATTCCTTCGCCTACGCGGCCGGCGGCATCGGCTTCGCCGGCGCCCTCTCTACCTGGTCCACCCTCGCCAACGAACTAGGCCATCTACTGAAAACCCATAACTACCGGCTCTTCGCCGGCTACCTCACCGCCACCATCATCGGCGGGCTGGCAGCCCTTCAACTTGGCCTCACCATCGGAACCATGATGACCTAA
- the pgm gene encoding phosphoglucomutase (alpha-D-glucose-1,6-bisphosphate-dependent) has protein sequence MAHERAGQVALPEDLIDIAEVVTAYYTRVPNPDNPDQQVVFGTSGHRGASLDNAFNENHILATTQAIVDYRNAQGIGGPIFIGRDTHALSEPAQISAMEVLLANNVEVLVDDRGRYTPTPAVSHAILAYNSRLSGGVTGTDPKRADGIVITPSHNPPRDGGFKYNPPNGGPADTDATDWIAERANNLLRGGLKDVKRVSVSGVLDPKATKYNYMDTYVADLPNVVNLDVIRESGLSIGADPMGGASVDYWGAIAEAHKLNLTVVNPLVDATWRFMTLDTDGKIRMDCSSPNSMASLVRNRDKYDIATGNDADSDRHGIVTPDYGLMNPNHYLSVAIDYLFAHRPGWSTDAVGKTLVSSSMIDRVVAALGKKLVEVPVGFKWFVPGLIDGSIGFGGEESAGASFLRHNGTVWSTDKDGIILDLLASEITAVTGKTPSQRYAELASEYGAPAYARTDADATREQKAILKALSPDQVTATELAGEPIIDKLTKAPGNGAPLGGLKVVTESAWFAARPSGTEDKYKIYAESFRGAEHLAEVQKAAQELVSSVLGV, from the coding sequence ATGGCTCATGAGCGTGCCGGCCAAGTTGCATTGCCGGAAGACCTTATTGATATTGCGGAAGTGGTGACGGCGTACTACACCCGGGTTCCGAATCCCGATAATCCCGACCAGCAGGTGGTGTTTGGTACATCGGGGCACCGGGGGGCGTCGTTGGATAATGCGTTTAACGAGAACCATATTTTGGCAACCACGCAGGCCATTGTGGATTACCGTAATGCGCAGGGTATTGGTGGCCCGATTTTTATTGGGCGGGATACGCATGCGTTGAGCGAGCCGGCGCAGATTTCCGCCATGGAGGTGCTGTTGGCTAATAACGTGGAGGTGCTTGTCGACGACCGGGGCCGCTATACCCCGACGCCGGCGGTGTCTCATGCGATTTTGGCCTATAATTCGCGCCTGTCGGGTGGGGTGACTGGCACCGATCCGAAGCGTGCCGACGGCATTGTGATTACGCCGTCGCATAATCCGCCGCGGGATGGTGGGTTTAAATATAATCCGCCCAATGGTGGCCCGGCCGACACGGATGCCACGGACTGGATTGCGGAGCGTGCTAATAATCTGCTGCGCGGCGGCCTGAAGGACGTCAAGCGAGTGAGCGTGTCTGGGGTGTTGGATCCCAAGGCCACGAAGTACAACTATATGGACACCTATGTGGCGGATTTGCCGAATGTGGTGAATCTGGATGTGATCCGGGAGTCCGGGTTGAGCATTGGTGCGGACCCCATGGGTGGTGCGTCGGTGGATTATTGGGGGGCGATTGCCGAGGCCCACAAGCTGAATCTGACGGTGGTGAATCCGCTGGTGGACGCCACATGGCGGTTCATGACACTGGACACGGACGGTAAGATTCGGATGGACTGTTCCAGCCCGAATTCCATGGCGTCGCTGGTGCGGAACCGCGACAAGTACGACATTGCCACCGGTAATGATGCTGATTCGGACCGGCATGGCATTGTGACCCCGGATTATGGGTTGATGAACCCGAACCATTACCTGTCGGTGGCCATTGATTACCTGTTTGCGCACCGGCCGGGCTGGTCGACGGATGCGGTGGGCAAGACCCTGGTGAGCTCGTCGATGATTGACCGGGTTGTGGCCGCGCTGGGTAAGAAGCTGGTTGAGGTGCCGGTGGGCTTTAAGTGGTTCGTGCCGGGGCTTATCGACGGTTCCATCGGGTTCGGCGGTGAGGAATCCGCCGGTGCCTCCTTCCTGCGCCATAATGGGACGGTGTGGTCGACGGACAAGGACGGCATCATCCTGGACCTGTTGGCCTCGGAGATCACCGCGGTGACCGGCAAGACCCCGTCGCAGCGTTATGCGGAGTTGGCCAGCGAGTATGGTGCGCCGGCCTATGCACGTACGGATGCGGATGCAACCCGGGAGCAGAAGGCCATTTTGAAGGCTCTGTCGCCAGATCAGGTGACCGCCACGGAGTTGGCCGGTGAGCCGATCATTGACAAGCTGACGAAGGCACCGGGTAACGGGGCACCGTTGGGCGGCCTGAAGGTTGTGACGGAGTCCGCTTGGTTTGCGGCTCGTCCGTCCGGCACGGAAGACAAGTACAAGATTTATGCTGAGTCGTTCCGTGGCGCGGAGCACCTTGCCGAGGTGCAGAAGGCTGCGCAGGAACTCGTGTCGAGCGTTTTGGGTGTCTAA
- a CDS encoding DUF3800 domain-containing protein, with product MEAINIYCDESTHLLADKMPFLVLGGISCPQSKTREIAKRLFEIKEKHQMDHNFEIKWTKVSNGKLEFYKDLVDYFFDDDDLGFRVVVASKDNLQHEKFNQTHDDWYYKMMFYLIRGLLKPSAHTNIYLDKKDTRGGAKIQKLHDVIANSCHDFDKKIIQKIQIVESHHVIQLQLADLILGAVNYANRMNYTDKAKITLTNKAKLALVDRIKDRSGYVLTKSTLPSEEKFNVFVWQPQPR from the coding sequence ATGGAAGCAATTAACATTTACTGCGACGAAAGCACTCACCTCCTCGCTGACAAAATGCCCTTTCTCGTATTGGGCGGTATCTCTTGCCCACAATCTAAAACAAGGGAGATAGCAAAAAGACTCTTCGAGATTAAAGAAAAGCACCAGATGGATCACAACTTCGAGATCAAGTGGACAAAAGTTTCTAATGGGAAACTAGAGTTCTACAAAGATTTAGTTGATTATTTCTTTGATGATGACGATCTAGGTTTCCGAGTAGTTGTCGCCTCAAAAGACAATCTTCAGCATGAGAAGTTTAATCAAACGCATGATGATTGGTACTACAAAATGATGTTTTACCTCATCAGAGGATTACTCAAACCTTCTGCACATACAAACATATATTTAGACAAAAAAGATACTCGTGGTGGAGCGAAAATCCAAAAACTTCATGATGTCATTGCCAATAGTTGCCATGACTTTGACAAAAAGATCATACAGAAAATTCAAATAGTTGAATCCCACCATGTAATCCAGCTACAGTTAGCAGATTTAATCTTAGGTGCAGTCAACTATGCGAACCGAATGAACTATACAGACAAGGCAAAAATTACACTGACAAATAAGGCAAAACTCGCACTAGTTGACAGGATTAAAGACCGTTCTGGTTACGTACTTACAAAATCTACCTTGCCCAGTGAAGAGAAGTTCAATGTATTTGTCTGGCAACCCCAACCTCGGTAA
- a CDS encoding NADH:flavin oxidoreductase/NADH oxidase family protein, with translation MTSIFEPLPLKHGGPLPNRLAKAAMEEQLGTENMLPSQGIFNLYRTWARGGVGLIITGNVMVDYRAVTNGDGIILNEDSLLEPFQEWAAAAHANGTTDTKVWMQINHPGRQVPASLPGIKLAPSAIPVNMGAHSKIFATPIAMTEEQIEEVIGMFVTTATRAIESGFDGVQVHAAHGYLLSQFLSPLVNRRTDRWGGDLKNRSRLLREIITRIRAAVQDSAAVAVKLNSADFQRGGFDVDDATAVVRMLGDLGVDLVEVSGGTYESPAMQGMQGVAKDQRTLDREAYFLTFAEQIAKVAPMPIMVTGGITRRATAERVLATEVDMVGMGTALSLDPGLPNTWRVREATAPTMPTPRFKDKAINSYASLVQVQHQLHRLSKGKRPFPKAPLAMVLATAQIRDRQSQKHYRKWLEAAGWL, from the coding sequence ATGACCTCGATCTTCGAACCGCTGCCTCTCAAGCATGGTGGCCCACTGCCGAACCGACTGGCTAAGGCCGCAATGGAGGAACAGTTGGGCACCGAAAACATGCTGCCCAGCCAGGGGATTTTCAACCTGTACCGCACGTGGGCGCGCGGCGGGGTGGGGCTCATCATCACCGGGAACGTCATGGTTGATTACCGGGCCGTCACCAATGGCGACGGCATTATCCTCAACGAGGACAGCCTACTGGAACCATTCCAGGAGTGGGCCGCAGCCGCCCACGCAAATGGCACGACCGACACGAAGGTGTGGATGCAGATTAACCACCCGGGCCGCCAGGTACCAGCCAGCCTGCCTGGCATTAAGCTCGCGCCGTCGGCAATCCCCGTGAACATGGGTGCCCATTCGAAAATTTTTGCTACCCCAATCGCCATGACGGAAGAGCAGATTGAAGAAGTCATCGGCATGTTTGTGACCACCGCAACCCGGGCGATTGAGAGCGGTTTCGATGGGGTGCAGGTGCATGCGGCGCACGGCTATTTATTGTCGCAGTTCCTGTCCCCGCTGGTGAATCGGCGAACCGACCGGTGGGGCGGCGACTTGAAGAATCGTAGCCGCCTGCTTCGGGAGATCATTACCCGAATCCGGGCGGCCGTGCAGGATAGTGCCGCGGTAGCGGTGAAGCTGAATTCGGCGGATTTTCAGCGCGGCGGTTTTGATGTTGACGACGCCACAGCAGTAGTCCGCATGCTGGGTGACCTGGGTGTGGATCTTGTGGAGGTGTCGGGTGGCACCTACGAAAGCCCCGCTATGCAGGGCATGCAGGGGGTCGCCAAGGATCAGCGAACCTTGGATCGGGAGGCGTACTTCCTCACGTTCGCGGAGCAGATCGCTAAGGTTGCCCCCATGCCGATCATGGTGACCGGTGGGATCACCCGGCGCGCCACCGCGGAGCGGGTGTTGGCGACCGAGGTGGATATGGTGGGCATGGGTACGGCGTTGTCGCTGGACCCGGGGCTGCCGAACACGTGGCGGGTTCGGGAGGCCACGGCACCAACAATGCCCACACCCCGGTTTAAGGATAAGGCTATTAATTCGTATGCGAGTTTGGTGCAGGTGCAGCATCAGCTACACCGGTTGAGTAAGGGGAAACGACCGTTCCCGAAGGCCCCGCTGGCCATGGTGCTCGCCACTGCCCAGATTCGGGATCGGCAAAGCCAGAAGCATTACCGAAAATGGTTGGAAGCAGCCGGGTGGCTGTAA
- a CDS encoding ABC transporter permease — translation MLKLSVRSIMAHKLRLLLSVVAVMLGTAFVAGSMMFTASLNAVFDSTVEDTFAGVDAVITPDPAAIMAEVAQNPDAADSLGGIRRSLLDELRNDPEIKNVVIQDGVRLMLADANRKPFQTRNGRVRVVPWYDENSAVGVGNRLITGSLPENPDQVLLNKQAAQTYNIKVGDTVVVIDPQNQRNMTVTGIFAPAKASAELGANITLAIPETDFLDQYTDGKTVKSLAVSGNTKHGAELVDYLKGKYQGVKYQLGSELAAELNGAIRDGLKFINYFLVAFGLIALLVGTFIIANTFAMIVAQRLQEFALMRALGVSRLQLTTSVIIEAFLVGIIGSGTGIGAGMGLVRGIQFALKYFNMSIPEVGLGLTTTSVVGPLVLGVLVTLMSAWSPARRAGAVHPVEAMRSTETAAESPLKLRTFLGLVLLAAGGAAVAAAVRASIADYDTQTRALAVGAGAVLVTIGVFMVAPALSILVVGIIGRLLGLPFRAVGKLAATNSRRNPRRTATTAFALTLGVALVTTIGMLAASMQQSVKDLVSSGVRADYVLSSPGDGRFPIPDDAVQKVRETAGVGEITGFSRVPVSVGVTPDSFMVANGMAKTLVADNDLTKTLELEGVSGSMNLADPNVFVAFDDYAHKQGWKVGDMVPVKNLAGDDVVEAKLIGTYEENQVIGDVVLSASTVANTPYAREQVLTWLMVVGNGEVSKEQLRANLQAAVADYLVVQVQDRQEYAGERAAMINQMLYILYALLALSVLVATLGIVNTLALNVIERRQEIGMLRAVGMQRRQIRLLITIESVQIALFGAAVGIGVGVGLGWAFLKVLAGEGLSALVIPWPQLGWMFGASAVVGVIAALWPASRAAKTPPLDAIAH, via the coding sequence ATGCTGAAACTGAGCGTCCGCTCCATCATGGCGCACAAGCTTCGTCTGCTGCTTAGTGTTGTCGCGGTCATGTTGGGTACCGCCTTCGTGGCCGGTTCCATGATGTTCACTGCCTCGCTCAACGCCGTGTTCGACTCCACGGTCGAAGACACGTTCGCAGGTGTGGATGCGGTCATCACCCCGGATCCGGCCGCGATCATGGCCGAGGTGGCCCAAAACCCCGACGCTGCGGATTCCCTTGGGGGCATTCGGCGGTCGCTGCTCGACGAGCTGCGGAACGACCCCGAGATCAAAAACGTCGTGATTCAGGACGGGGTGCGGCTCATGCTGGCGGACGCGAACCGGAAACCCTTCCAGACCCGGAACGGTAGGGTGCGGGTCGTGCCCTGGTACGACGAGAACTCCGCCGTGGGTGTTGGCAATAGGCTCATCACCGGCAGCCTGCCCGAAAACCCCGACCAGGTGCTCCTTAACAAGCAGGCCGCCCAAACCTATAACATCAAGGTGGGCGATACCGTTGTGGTGATCGACCCGCAGAATCAGCGGAACATGACTGTCACCGGCATTTTCGCCCCGGCAAAGGCCAGCGCCGAGCTAGGCGCCAATATCACCCTTGCCATTCCCGAAACCGATTTCCTGGACCAGTACACTGATGGCAAAACCGTCAAGTCTTTAGCTGTGTCGGGTAACACCAAACACGGTGCAGAGCTGGTCGACTACCTTAAGGGCAAATACCAGGGTGTGAAATACCAGTTGGGGAGCGAGTTGGCCGCCGAGCTCAATGGGGCGATTCGGGATGGGCTGAAGTTCATTAACTATTTCCTGGTGGCCTTCGGTCTCATCGCCCTCTTGGTGGGCACGTTTATTATCGCCAACACGTTCGCCATGATTGTGGCGCAACGGTTGCAGGAGTTTGCCCTGATGCGGGCCTTGGGTGTGTCACGGCTACAACTCACCACGTCCGTGATTATCGAGGCGTTCCTGGTGGGGATTATTGGGTCTGGTACGGGGATTGGTGCCGGCATGGGATTGGTGCGGGGGATCCAGTTTGCCCTGAAATATTTCAATATGTCGATTCCCGAGGTGGGGTTGGGGCTCACCACCACGTCGGTGGTGGGGCCGCTGGTCCTAGGGGTGCTCGTGACCCTGATGAGTGCCTGGTCGCCGGCCCGGCGCGCGGGTGCGGTGCACCCGGTGGAGGCGATGCGGTCGACAGAAACGGCGGCGGAATCGCCGTTGAAGCTGCGGACGTTTTTGGGGTTGGTGCTGCTCGCTGCGGGTGGTGCGGCGGTTGCGGCCGCGGTGCGGGCGTCGATTGCGGATTATGACACGCAGACGCGGGCGTTGGCGGTGGGGGCCGGTGCGGTGTTGGTGACCATCGGGGTGTTTATGGTGGCGCCGGCGTTGTCGATCCTGGTGGTGGGGATCATTGGTCGGCTGTTGGGGCTGCCGTTTCGGGCGGTGGGCAAGTTAGCGGCGACGAATTCGCGGCGGAATCCGCGGCGCACGGCGACGACGGCGTTTGCGTTGACGTTGGGGGTGGCGTTGGTGACCACGATTGGGATGCTGGCAGCGTCGATGCAGCAGTCGGTGAAGGATTTGGTGAGTTCGGGGGTGCGGGCGGACTATGTGCTGTCTAGCCCGGGCGATGGGCGGTTCCCGATCCCGGACGATGCGGTGCAGAAAGTGCGAGAGACCGCCGGGGTGGGGGAGATTACGGGGTTTTCCCGGGTTCCGGTGTCGGTGGGGGTGACGCCGGATTCGTTTATGGTGGCCAATGGCATGGCGAAAACGTTGGTGGCGGATAATGATTTGACGAAAACCCTGGAGTTAGAAGGTGTGAGCGGTTCGATGAATTTGGCGGATCCGAACGTGTTTGTGGCTTTTGATGATTATGCGCATAAGCAGGGTTGGAAAGTGGGGGACATGGTGCCGGTGAAGAATTTAGCGGGGGATGATGTGGTTGAGGCGAAGCTCATCGGCACGTATGAGGAGAACCAGGTGATTGGGGATGTGGTGTTGTCGGCGTCGACGGTGGCGAATACTCCGTATGCGCGGGAGCAGGTGTTGACGTGGCTGATGGTGGTGGGCAATGGCGAGGTGTCGAAAGAGCAGTTGCGGGCGAATTTGCAGGCGGCGGTGGCTGATTATTTGGTGGTGCAGGTGCAGGACCGACAGGAATATGCTGGTGAACGGGCCGCGATGATTAATCAGATGCTATATATCCTGTATGCGCTGTTGGCGTTGTCGGTGTTGGTGGCCACGTTGGGCATTGTGAATACGTTGGCGTTGAATGTGATTGAGCGCAGGCAGGAGATTGGGATGTTGCGGGCGGTGGGGATGCAGCGTCGGCAGATTCGGTTGTTGATTACGATCGAGTCGGTGCAGATTGCGTTGTTTGGTGCCGCAGTTGGCATTGGGGTGGGGGTTGGTTTGGGCTGGGCGTTTTTGAAGGTGCTGGCGGGGGAGGGCCTGAGCGCGTTGGTCATTCCGTGGCCGCAGCTGGGGTGGATGTTTGGTGCTTCTGCGGTGGTGGGTGTGATTGCGGCGTTGTGGCCGGCTAGCCGGGCGGCGAAGACCCCACCGTTGGATGCGATCGCCCACTAG
- a CDS encoding DsbA family protein: MSSKTTKRAKIQSPNENGSGFIWAIIAVVLVAVAVIAYVIISGNKSQEEKFAETYNETTAFNNKVDGSAVQLVSDKADKAKTVDIYEDFSCHYCSQLAKETDADMKKLIEDGKVKVNIRTMNFLDKGEIGHSNKAGTAAYTIAKDDSAQVYWNFRTMLMTEQQNIWGKKELKDLADMAKILGAKDETVKKIADGTYSDEFKKIADDNAKKLEKDGDGQVSSPRVFIDGKEIKENATWPSQIK; this comes from the coding sequence ATGAGTTCCAAGACCACAAAACGAGCCAAAATCCAAAGTCCCAACGAAAATGGTTCCGGGTTCATCTGGGCCATTATCGCTGTCGTGCTCGTAGCTGTTGCGGTCATCGCCTACGTGATTATTTCCGGCAATAAGTCGCAAGAAGAAAAATTTGCCGAAACATATAACGAAACCACCGCCTTTAATAACAAGGTTGATGGCTCGGCAGTGCAGTTGGTTTCCGACAAGGCCGACAAGGCCAAAACCGTGGACATTTACGAAGACTTCTCCTGCCACTACTGTTCCCAACTGGCCAAAGAAACCGACGCGGACATGAAGAAGCTCATAGAAGATGGCAAGGTGAAGGTGAACATCCGCACCATGAACTTCCTGGACAAAGGTGAGATCGGGCACTCCAATAAGGCCGGCACCGCCGCCTACACCATTGCCAAGGATGATTCCGCGCAGGTGTACTGGAACTTCCGCACCATGCTCATGACTGAACAACAAAACATCTGGGGCAAGAAAGAACTCAAGGATCTCGCCGACATGGCCAAGATCCTTGGCGCCAAGGATGAGACCGTGAAGAAGATCGCCGACGGCACCTACTCCGACGAGTTTAAGAAGATTGCTGACGACAACGCCAAGAAACTAGAAAAAGATGGTGACGGCCAAGTATCCTCCCCACGCGTCTTTATCGACGGCAAGGAGATCAAGGAAAACGCCACATGGCCCAGCCAAATCAAGTAA
- a CDS encoding CrcB family protein: MKQTLAVGLGAGCGATLRMQLTPLLYDAPTALIIINAIGCFLIATWVFPNDVAQKFFAPGLLGGFTSFSTFALTTATTSLPAALSYSVLTITSCLGAWAIGDALRHRWHAS; the protein is encoded by the coding sequence ATGAAACAAACACTCGCCGTCGGCCTCGGTGCCGGGTGCGGCGCCACCCTACGCATGCAGCTCACGCCCCTGCTTTACGACGCCCCCACGGCGCTCATTATCATCAATGCGATCGGCTGTTTCCTCATTGCCACCTGGGTTTTCCCCAACGATGTCGCCCAAAAATTCTTCGCCCCCGGTCTCCTCGGCGGCTTCACCAGCTTCTCCACCTTCGCGCTTACCACCGCCACCACCAGCCTGCCCGCCGCACTCAGCTACAGTGTGCTCACCATCACTAGCTGCCTGGGCGCCTGGGCCATCGGCGACGCCCTCCGACACCGGTGGCACGCATCATGA
- a CDS encoding cation:proton antiporter, with protein MLEIIIALAAAIFLGNTLAHRIRVTPAILLIFLGLALALLPAMHELREVGLPSYVILEIFLPIMLFWEARNTSLREVRKSLRAIITSGTVLVIVTAFAMAGVLTHFFHIDWGTALIIGAALAPTDATAVATLNGKLPKRSITVLKAESLINDGTTLVVFALAIQVAGGTDLSVSHAGGMLAFSFLCGIAVGLAVGWVANRLRARIANPMNFVIYMMTIPFVAFLLSESIEISEGMKGSGVVAVVVSAFYLTYYGVDTIKPQNRFYGLPIWAYMSYLMNGAIFVLVGVQLPEAWQNISEVAHNNAAYSQSHAAIMVAAIWLVSLLVRFLFMRPAMLSDIKASAEEQYRAEQAKEQRPLRERHELRRLIRAAMRDPEVRSEIYRDRVVSTMAGLRGGVSLAVALSVGTLVPNRDFIIFMVAAVVMVSMLVQGLSLPAIIRWAKIPADDTEHQETLNAVGTMNKEAYDALEDLAAQNDVGPEALAYVRYELDFQHDTGIESCRFLQDNPDLTPEELQAITLQGQVRMLRLAIIGHQREVLKRLRNEGVIDMNVLHSIQERLDTEEIRITGPVELE; from the coding sequence GTGCTTGAAATCATTATTGCCTTAGCAGCAGCGATTTTCCTCGGTAACACGCTTGCCCACCGGATCCGCGTCACTCCGGCGATCCTGCTTATTTTCCTCGGGCTGGCGTTGGCGCTGCTGCCCGCCATGCATGAGCTGCGGGAGGTTGGGCTGCCGTCATATGTGATTTTGGAAATATTCCTGCCGATCATGCTGTTTTGGGAGGCGCGCAACACCTCGCTGCGGGAGGTACGGAAAAGTCTCCGCGCGATCATTACCTCTGGTACCGTGCTGGTCATTGTGACGGCATTCGCCATGGCTGGGGTGCTCACCCACTTCTTCCATATCGACTGGGGTACCGCGCTGATCATTGGTGCGGCCCTGGCCCCGACGGATGCTACGGCCGTGGCCACGCTCAACGGGAAACTGCCCAAGCGTTCCATCACGGTGCTCAAAGCAGAATCGCTCATTAACGACGGGACCACGCTGGTGGTGTTTGCCCTGGCCATCCAGGTTGCGGGCGGCACGGATCTGTCGGTGTCGCACGCGGGTGGTATGCTGGCGTTCTCGTTCCTCTGCGGCATTGCGGTGGGACTAGCCGTGGGCTGGGTAGCAAACCGGCTGCGTGCCCGCATCGCCAATCCCATGAACTTTGTGATCTATATGATGACGATTCCGTTTGTCGCTTTCCTGCTCTCGGAATCCATCGAGATTTCCGAGGGAATGAAGGGCTCCGGCGTGGTGGCGGTGGTGGTTTCCGCGTTCTACCTGACGTATTACGGTGTGGACACCATTAAGCCGCAGAATCGGTTCTATGGGTTGCCCATTTGGGCCTACATGTCGTACCTCATGAATGGTGCGATTTTCGTGTTGGTCGGCGTGCAACTGCCGGAGGCATGGCAGAACATTAGCGAGGTTGCGCACAATAATGCCGCCTATTCGCAGTCACACGCGGCCATCATGGTGGCAGCAATATGGCTGGTCAGCCTGTTGGTGCGGTTCCTGTTTATGCGGCCGGCCATGCTGTCGGACATTAAGGCTAGCGCCGAGGAACAGTACCGGGCCGAGCAGGCAAAGGAGCAGCGTCCGCTGCGCGAACGGCATGAATTACGCCGGCTAATCCGGGCTGCGATGCGGGACCCTGAGGTGCGGAGCGAGATTTACCGGGATCGGGTGGTGAGCACCATGGCTGGCCTGCGCGGTGGCGTGTCCCTGGCAGTGGCGTTGTCGGTGGGTACGTTGGTGCCGAACCGGGACTTCATTATCTTCATGGTGGCCGCCGTGGTCATGGTGTCGATGCTGGTGCAGGGCCTGTCTCTGCCGGCGATTATTCGGTGGGCGAAGATTCCCGCCGACGACACTGAACACCAGGAAACCCTCAACGCGGTGGGTACCATGAATAAGGAGGCCTATGATGCCCTGGAGGATCTTGCCGCCCAGAATGATGTCGGCCCAGAGGCGTTGGCGTATGTTCGCTACGAACTGGATTTCCAGCATGATACCGGCATTGAGTCCTGCCGGTTTTTGCAGGATAATCCCGATCTCACCCCCGAGGAGCTGCAGGCCATAACGTTGCAGGGCCAGGTGCGGATGCTCCGGCTGGCGATCATTGGTCACCAGCGTGAGGTGCTCAAGCGCCTGCGTAACGAGGGCGTGATCGACATGAATGTGCTGCATTCGATTCAGGAGCGGTTGGACACCGAAGAGATCCGTATTACCGGCCCGGTTGAGCTGGAGTAA